AAGAAAAATGTGGATTATATTTTTAAGCGCGTGGGCATTTAACCGACAAAGCCAACTCCACAAAATCACATAACGCAAAAACTCCGGCGGGCACCGGAGTTTTTTATTGAAAATGAGAATTTTTACGGCGCAAATGCACTACAATGACATCCGGTACATCGTAGCAACAATTGTAGTAGCAATAATTCCTAAAATCGTCCATGCGTATAAAAATCCGACCATTCGCTTTGTTTCTTTTACATCGTCACTAATTGATTCAAGTTTTTGGTAAGTCAAATAATCCTTTGTTTCGAGCGTAGCGTTTGTCAACTTATTATTGTAAGTGATATTTTTCACATCGGCCATCTCATAAGTTTTAATTTCTTTGTTAGCCAAAATCCTGATGTGAGAATCGGTTTGGTCGACTAAAAATCCCGTGTACTGCCTGTTTTGATATGTGGTAATAGTCACTTCAATCTGTTTTTCGATCATACTTTCAATTGAAGTGGCACATGCCGATAAGCTCAGGGAAATAGCCAAAACTGCAATCCATTTTAAAACGGCATATTTTGTTCGGTAAGTCTTTCGCATATCTTGCGGGGTTTTGTTTTTTTGAGAAAAAGGGTTAAGAAATTTCCGTTTTTGTAACGCAAAAAGGGGTTTCCGAAAAAACCCCTTTTTGAAAATCAATGCTTAGTAACCGCTTAGTGGCGGAAATGGCGAGTGCCGGTAAAGACCATCGCGATGTTTCGTTCGTCGGCGGCGGCGATGACTTCCTCGTCGCGAATCGAGCCGCCCGGCTGAATCACGGCGGACGCGCCCGCTTCGGCAGCGGCGATTAAGCCGTCCGCAAACGGGAAAAATGCGTCGGATGCGACAACCGAATTTTTCAATTCAAGATTGACTTCGCCGGCTTTCCAGCGAGCAATTCTGGATGAATCCACGCGCGACATTTGCCCCGCGCCTACACCCACCGTCTGCATGTCTTTTGCATACACGATCGTGTTGGATTTCACGTGTTTGCAAATTTTCCAAGCAAAAAGCAAATCTTCAAGCTCCGCCTCTGTTGGTTGGCGTTTGGTAACAACTTTCAGCTCCTCTTTGGTCGCGGTTTTTGCGTCTTTATCCTGAACCAAAAGGCCGCAAACCGTAGAGCGGAATTCCAACGCGCTGCTTGGCAATGCTTTGAGCTGGCGAATCAAGCGGCGATCTTTTTTCTTCATCAAATACTCAAGCACGCCTTCTTCAAATTCCGGTGCAATCACAATTTCCGTAAAGATTTCGTTGATGGCTTTTGCCGTCGCCATGTCGAGCGGTCGATTGACGGCAATGATGCCGCCGAACGGCGCTTGTGTGTCGGTTGAAAACGCTTTGCGGTACGCAGTTTCCAGCGAGTCGGCTTGAGCGACGCCGCAAGGATTTGTGTGTTTGAAAATGGCAACAGTTGGTTCAGCGCCGCGAAATTCCTCAATCAAACCAGCGGCGGCGGAAATATCGAGCAAGTTGTTGTAGGAAAGCGATTTGCCATGAAGTTTCTCAAAAAACTCGTCGAAGCTCAAGTTTTGCTCGCCAACTTTCATCGCGTAAAATCCAGCTTTTTGGTGCGGATTTTCGCCATAGCGCATGTCGATTTCTTTGGTGAGCGAAACGGACAAATGGTTTGGCAGCACCGACTCGTCGGTTTGGGAGATTTTTTCAAGATAGTTGGAAATAGCGCCATCGTAGCGAGCGGTGAGCGCAAAAACTTTTTTGGCTAAATAAAGGCGGGTGGCTTCGGTGGTGGCGCCGTCGTTGGCACGCATTTCCTCAAGCACGCATTGGTAATCCGCTGCGTCGGTGATGACCGTCACGGATTTGTGGTTTTTTGCTGCGCTGCGAAGCATCGATGGGCCGCCAATATCGATATTTTCAATTGCATCGGCAAAGGTCACGTCGGGTTTTGCGACCGTAGCTTCGAACGGATATAAATTCACCGCGACAAGGTCAATGAAATTAATGTTATTTTCAGCCGCTTGTTTTTCGTGGTCGGAGTTGCCGCGAACGGCCAAAAGTCCGCCGTGAATCGCCGGATGCAAGGTTTTAACACGGCCATCCATAATTTCCGGGAATTTGGTGATTTCGGAAATCGATTTCGCCGCGATGCCCGCTTCGATTAATTTCTTTAGTGTGCCGCCGGTTGAAAAAATTTCAACGCCAAACTCGGCCAAAGATTTCGCAAAATCAATAATACCCGTCTTATCGGATACTGAAATAAGCGCTCTTTTTATTTTTCTTTCCGCCATTTACGAAGATTGGTTTATGATTTTCTTTATTTTTCAAAGACCCGAAATTTAAAACAATTTTAATATGAATCCTGAAAAAAAACGAATTGCGGTCTTTTGCTCCGGTGAAGGTACGAACTTTAAAGCATTGGTTAAAAGTGTTTCAGAGAAAGAATTAAACGCTGAAATTGTGCTTTGTCTTTCGAATCGATCAAACTGCGGCGCCATGAAGTTTGCGCGTGAAAACGGTATTGAGGCGCAGCATTTGTCCGAAAATCAATTTGAGAGCCACGAGGCGTTCTCGGATGCCATGCTGGACGAGCTGAAAAGCCGCGGCGTCGAGATTGTTTGTCTGGCCGGTTATTTAAAGAAAGTGCCAAAAAAAGTGGTGGAAGCCTATCCAAAACGAATGCTGAATATTCATCCGGCGCTCTTGCCGAAGTTTGGCGGCGAAGGCATGTATGGCATCAACGTGCATCGTGCGGTGATCGCAGCGGGCGAGGTGGAATCCGGCGCGACGGTGCATTTTGTGGATGAGGAATACGATTCCGGCGCAAATTTAATTCAAGAAATTGTGCCCGTTCAAAAAGATGACACGCCCGAAAGCCTTGCCAAAGCAGTGCTTTGCATCGAACATCAAATTTATCCAACCGCTTTGCAATTGCTTTTGAAGATGATCGAAGAAGAGGAATCGGTTTCATCCGAGTCGAAATGAGCGCCTGCTTCTGGATGGCAATTTTGAAATAAACGCGTGTAGCCGAGATGCTACACGTGTTTTTTTATTTTTGATAAAAAGAAGCTTTTGTCTTCCAACGCGAACGCTGTGTAACCTGCGAACTTTTCTTCGAGCAATTGCAACGGCTCCGCTGAAAAGCAAAATGATTTTCGCTAACAATTTTGAAAACGATTGTGCTAAAAGTCAATGAAATTTTTCACTCCATTCAAGGCGAATCGTCCAAAGCCGGTTGGCCGTGCGTATTTATTCGCCTGAGCGGCTGCGATTTGCGCTGTTCCTACTGCGACACGGGATACGCTTTTTTTGATGGCAAAGAATTCAGCCAAGAGGAGATTTTGGAGCAAGTCGCCTTTTATAAAACGCGCTTGGTAGAAATTACGGGCGGCGAACCGCTTTTGCAGCCAAATGTCTATCCGCTCATGACGGCGCTTTGCGAGGCGGGCTATGAGGTGTTGCTTGAAACGGGCGGTCATCACGATGTGGAAAAAGTAGATCCGCGTGTGTATAAAATCATCGATATCAAAACGCCAAGCTCCGAAATGAGTGAATGGAATTGTTATCGAAATCTTGAACTGAGCATTGCGGAGGCAAAATCGGGCGTATTGAAAACCGAGTTCAAAATAGTGCTTAGCAGCGAGGGCGATTACCGTTGGGCAAAAAATTTGATCGAACGCTACGACCTGGCGCGTTTTGTGCCAGTCATTTTTTCAGCGGCTTTTGGCGCGCTGCATCCAAGGCAAATTGCCGAATGGATTTTGGCCGATCATTTGCCTGTGCGATTGCAGCTGCAACTTCATAAATACATTTGGCCAGCCGATATGCGCGGCGTTTAACGCGCGAACTGACCGGCCAATCGTGCAAAGTATTTACTGCGATAGCACTTCGTTCAAAACTCGCCCGTCATACGGCGGGTGAACTTCGTTCGATAAGCGCAGAATATGGTGGAGCGTTGGCGCAATGTCCGCCGGCGTGCATTTTTCCGTGTAAGCGCCAGGCCTGATCTTTTTGCCAAAGAAAAATAGCGGCACGTGCGAATCGTAATCGTAAGGTGAGCCGTGTGTTGTGCCTGTTTGGCCGGCAAAAATCATGTAAGGTTTATAGATTAAGTACACATCGCCGCTGCGCTGTTTGTTGAAAGAGTGCGAGGCCATTCGTCCAAACTGCTCAGAGTTTCCAAGAATAAGTTCTGCTCTGGTAAAGGCGTGCGCCACAAAACTGAGCTTTTCAGCATTTTTGGCAACGAAATCTTCCATTTCTGCCGGAAACCATTCTTTTTCTTCGATAAGCTTGGTATTCAAATAAATCTCATTGCCTGAGAAATATTCAATCAAGTTGGGGTAGCGGCTTTCAACCAAAAACTTGAGCGAATCCAACACATCCTCTTCGCGAAGTCGCTTGCCGTTGTCCATAAATTCTGGAAGCGGAGATACGCCATGATCTGCAGTGAGCACCACGACACAATTTTCAAGGCCAATTTTTTTATCAACAAAGCCCAGCAAGTCATCGAGCTGCCGATCGAGGCGAATCACCACGTCTTGAACTTCTTGGCTCATCGGCCCAAAAGTGTGGCCGCAATAGTCGAGCGAAGAATACGAAACCGCAAGAACATCGGTGGCGGAGTCTTGGCCAAGCGCTTCATTTTCAATGATTTCTTTTGCGATTGCTGTTGTCATCGCATGGCCATACGGGCTAACCAAAAGCGCATCGAAGCGGTTGGAATTGCGAAGGCGTGGGTCTTTAATTTTCGACAAATCGTGAATTGTATGCGGAAAAGTTCGTTGCTGTTCGCCTGGAATGAAGCCTTCGCCATAAACATCATCGGCCATTGGATAGAATTTATCGGGCAAAAGCTTTCGCCATTCTTTTCCCAAGTAGCTTTCTGCAATGTTTTTATCGTTGAAATCGACAAGCCATTTTGGCAGTTGCTGCTGAGGGAAATAATAAGAACTTGAAATCCATTTTCCGCTGCCAGCATCGAACCAGTAAGCGGCATTGGGTTTGTGGCCGCCAAGCAAAATAGCGGCGCGATCTTTGAGCGCAACAGAAATAATTTTGCTCTGAGGATGAGAAATCTTTAGCCGATCGCCAACCGTGTTGACCAAAAGATTTGCCGGCGATCTTTTTCCTGCGCTTTTGCTACTTGCCTTTCCAACCGGCGATGCTTTTTCATCAGAGACGCAATAAATAAGCTCGCCGCTTTCGCGTTCCCGCCATTTATTTGTGACAATGCCACTATGCGACGGATACATGCCAGTTAAAATGGTGGCGTGCCCTGGGCCCGTGTTTGTTGCGCTGTGATCGTAGAAGCACTTTTCCATAAATGCGCCTTGTTTGCGCAACTTGCGAAATCCTCCAGAATGTTTCCCAACGGGCAAAAACATGTCTTCAAACCGATCGAGATAATCGTACCGAAACTGGTCAATGACAATGGTGAGAATAAGCTTTGGTTTTTGTTTTGGCTGATCAGTTTGGGCGACGAGAAATTTTGGAAGGAGAAACGACTGACAAACTAAAAATGTGAGGAGAAAGGTAAAACGTAGAGCTGTGAACAGTACTGATTTTCTCATAAAGTTGTCGGTTTAAAGTCCTAACTGCGTTATTCAATGGCTGCCCGACAAATGAAGGCAGCCATTTGCGTTACCGTTTAAACGTCCAGGCGGCGGACATATTTTGCGTTAGTTTCAATAAAAGCACGGCGCGGCTCAACCTGATCGCCCATCAGTGTGGAAAAGATTTTATCGGCTTCCATCGCGTTTTCGATGGTGACCATCAGCAAGGTTCTTTTTTCAGGATCCATGGTGGTGCTCCAAAGTTGATCAGCGTTCATTTCGCCCAATCCTTTGTAGCGCTGAATGCCATAATTTTCCTTGCCTTTGACTTCAAATTGCTTAAGGATGTCGTCGCGTTCGTCATCATCCCAGGCGTACCATTGCTGCTTTCCGCTTTTGATCAAATACAGCGGCGGCTGGGCGATAAAGACTCGGCCTCCTTCAACCAATCCGCGCATGTAGCGAAAGAAGAACGTGAGGAGAAGCGTGCGAATATGCGCGCCGTCCACATCGGCGTCGGTCATTAAAATAATCTTGCCGTAGCGCAGTCTTGACGCATCGAATTCATCTTCGCCGATGCTGGTGCCAAGTGCCATAATGAGCGTGCGGATTTCCTCGTTTTCAAGCATTTTATTGAGGCGCGCTTTTTCAACGTTCAGAATTTTTCCTTTGAGCGGCAAAATGGCTTGAAACCGGCGGTCGCGGCCTTGTTTGGCGCTGCCGCCCGCAGAATCGCCTTCCACAATGTAGAGTTCGCAGTGTTCCGGATCGTTGATGGAGCAATCGGCCAGTTTGCCAGGTAGCGAAGAGCTTTCGAGCGCCGATTTGCGTCGAGTCAAATCTTTGGCTTTCCGTGCCGCATCGCGGGCAATGGCGGCGCTAACGACTTTCTCGAGAATGATTTTGACTTCATTTGGATGCTGCTCGATATATTCAGCCAATTTTTCATTGACGATGCTTTCAACAATGCTCTGGGTTTCCGAGTTGCCAAGCTTGGTTTTGGTTTGGCCTTCAAATTGCGGCTCGGGCACTTTGACGGAAAGAATGGCCGTGAGCCCTTCGCGAAAATCTTCGCCCGTGAGGCTAATTTTCAAATTCTTGAAAAGATCATTTTTTTGCCCATAGTAGTTGAGCGTGCGGGTAAGCGCTTTGCGAAAGCCCGTGACATGCGTGCCGCCTTCATGCGTATTGATATTATTCACGTAGCTAAACGCATTTTCCTGATAGGAATCGTTGTATTGAAACGCGATTTCTACCACGGTCCCGTCTTTTTCGCCTTCGAAATAGATCGGTTCTTTAATCAATTTCAGGCGAGTGGAATCCATAAAAGTGACAAACTCTTGAATGCCCCCTTTAAAATGAAATTCGTCGCGCCGGCCATCGCGCTCATCTTCGATAACGATGGTCAAGTTTTTATTGAGATAGGCCAGTTCGCGCATCCGGTCGGCGAGCGTGTCGTAGCGAAACTCTCGGTTTTTGAAGATGCTTTCGTCTGGCAAAAAAGTCGTTTTTGTACCGTTTTCTGAAGTTGTTCCGATTACCGAAACGGGCGCTTTTGGAATGCCTTTTTCATAGCCTTGAAAGAAGATTTTTCCCTCGCGATACACTTCGACTTCGCACCACTCCGAAAGCGCATTGACCACCGACGCGCCCACGCCGTGCAAGCCGCCAGAAACTTTATAAGCGCCTTTGTCGAATTTTCCGCCCGCGCCGATAACGGTCATCACCAGCTGAAGCGCGGAGGTGTTTTTCTGCGGATGAATATCGGTTGGAATCCCGCGGCCTTTGTCGCGAACTAAAATGCTGCCGTTGGATTTAATCTGAACGAAAATATAATCGTTGTATCCGCCAAGGGCTTCATCTACGGAGTTATCAACTATTTCATAGACCAAATGGTGCAATCCGCGCACCCCAACATCTCCGATGTACATCGCTGGGCGGCGGCGCACATGCTCGATGCCATCAAGCACCTGAATGTTCGAGGCACCATACTCAAGACTCTTTTCAATCTCTTTTACTTCTTCTGACATAGAGTGTCAACCTGATAAATTACTGCCAAAAATTGCGGCAGGACAACTAATTGTAATTATGCGATATGAATCGGAAAATATACGAAAAATCTTGGAGAAAGCGGCTTGAGCTCTTTGCTGCTTGCCATGCCAAGGATTTACAAAGTAGGCATTGCTTTTTCACTTCCGAGAAAATTTTCTTTATCAAAAATTTTTCTTAGTATTCATTGCTTGTTCTTTGCAGCAGATTTGCTGGATCGAGCTGAAGTGAAGTTTTCGGTAGTTTCTTTATCCCTGAATGGATTAATCGGATTTTATTTGTAACAAAGAATCATGGCAAAAGTCATTTTGGATTTTGAAAAGCCGTTGGTTGAGCTTGAGGAAAAGCTGAACGAAATGCGGCGCTATTTGGTAAGTGGAGAAGAGAAAAATGGTGAAATTAGCAGTGAGCTGAGCCGCGAAATTCTAACTTTGGAGCAAAAAGTGGAAGATTTGCGCTTGTCGATCTACCGGAATCTGACTCGCTGGCAGCGAGTGCAGCTGGCTCGCCATCCCGAACGGCCATACACGCTCGATTATATTTACATGATGACAAGCGATTTTGCCGAGATGTCCGGCGATCGATTGTTCGGCGACGACAAAGCCATTGTTGGCGGATTTGCCAAATTAACGGATGATGAGCAGCGTTTTTCGAAAACGGTCATGATCATCGGCCATCAAAAAGGCCGCGACACAAAGTCCAATCTTTATCGCAATTTCGGCATGGCGCAGCCCGAAGGCTATCGCAAAGCCTTGCGCCTGATGAAACTCGCGGAAAAATTCAAAAAACCCATCATTACTTTAATCGATACGCCCGGCGCTTTTCCTGGCATTGAAGCCGAGGAACGCGGTCAAGCCGAAGCCATTGCCAAAAACCTGTTTGAAATGGCGCGCCTGAAAGTTCCAATTATTTGCGTCATTATCGGTGAAGGCGCAAGTGGTGGCGCAATTGGGATCGGTGTGGGAGATCGAATTTTGATGCTTGAGAATGCTTGGTATTCCGTTATTTCTCCTGAGAGCTGTTCCTCTATTTTGTGGAGAAGCTGGAATTTTAAAGAACAAGCGGCTGAGGCGCTGAAGCTAACCGCCTCAGACCTGATAGAACATGGCGTGATTGATCGCGTTATCGCTGAGCCCATTGGCGGCGCGCATCGCAATCCTGAACAGTCCGCCAAAACATTAAAGCAAATTCTCATCCAAGAGCTGAATCCTTTGTTGAAAATGGCCCCGAGCGAATTGGTTCAAGAACGAATCGAGAAGTTTTCTAAGATGGGAAGTTGGCACGAGGATTCGCCGGCAAGATAATGCGCGCCAATATTGAGCATTCAAAACAAATGGAGCAAAAAGTTTTTTCACACACTTTGCGTGTCAAATATGCCGACACCGACAAAATGCAATTCGTCTATTACGGGCGGTATTTCGAATATTTTGAAGCGGCGCGAAACGAGATGCTTCGCGAAATTGGATTTGAGTATAAATTGCTTGAGACGCTTGGTGTGATGCTGCCAGTAGTGGCAGCACATGCTGATTATTTTTCACCTGCCTACTACGACGATTTGCTGTTGATTGAATCGCGCATTCAAAAGCTTGAGAATGTTCGGCTGAGCATCTCTTATGAGCTTTTTGAAAAAGGTGCTCGTAAAAAATTGGTTCAGGGTTATACCACGCACGCGTTCATCAATCAAAATGGCCGCCCGACAAGGCCTCCAAAAGAACTTCTGCAAAAGCTGGAAAGTGCACGCTAATCAATTAGTGAGGAAATAAAGGAAGTTTAGCAAAATGCACATGGCCTGCCGCCAAAATGGCAAGTCATGTGCATTCCGTAGCCTGTTTTATACGGGGTCGCTCTCTTCAAGCGTAAAGCCGATTTTAATGGTGACTTGCCAATAAGCAACTTCGTTGTTTTCGATGTAGCCGCGTGTTTCAATTACTTCAAACCATCTCATGTTGCGAACGGTTTTGGCTGCTTTTGCAACGGCGCTTTTTACGGCATCTTCAATGCTAACAGAAGAGGAGCCGGTGAGTTCGATTTTCTTATAAATATGTGGCATGATAATAAGCCTCCTTGTTTTTTTGATGTTGAAAAAGAAAAGATACTAAAAATAAAAAACTTACGATTTCTTCTCAGGTTTTGTTTGTGTGAGCTTCATCAGCGATAGCAGTTGCTCTCGTGTGCCCAAGGCAATGAGCTGCGTATTTGCACTGATTTTATAACTTGAGCTTGGGATCTTATTTAACGCTCCCGTAGGAGATTTGCAAGCCAAAATTGTGACACCGGTTCGTTCGTGTAATTGCACTTCGCTGAGTGTTTTTCCAACCAACAACGAATCTGCTGGAATAACAACTTTTTCAAGCAAAAGTTCAAGTCCGCTAACATCGGAGACTTCATCCAAGAAATCGTCGATATCTGGGCGAACCAACATGGTGACCATACGCCGTCCAGCCAAGCGGTAAGGCAACATGACGCGGTTAGCGCCGGCACGCAAAAGTTTGACCTCCGATTCCTCATAATTGGCTCTGGAGACAATTAAAATGTCAGGCCGGATGCTTCTGGCTGTAAGCACAATAAATACATTGACGGCGTCGGAATTGGCGGCCACAATAACGCCGCGCGCGCTTTCAATTCCGGCTGCATATAAAACAGATTCATCTGAAGCGTCTCCTTTTAAGCAAAGGTAGCCATGCTCGCTAATGTCGTTATCTCTTTCTTCATCAGGATCGATGATCACGAACGAATGTCCCTCAGCTTCAAGCTCGCTGGCCACATGCTTGCCCACACGGCCATAGCCGCAAATAATATAATGATCTGAAAGTGTCTCAAACATTCTTTTTTGTTTCTGATATTCCCAATGCGCTCGCCACTCGCCTGAAAATAAATAGCTGATAATCGTGCTCAAGGTGTAGGCTGCCAATCCGCCGCCACCAACGATCAGCCCGATGGTAAAAAGGCGGCCTTCCGGCGAAAGCGTTTTGATTTCTCCAAAACCAACCGTGCTCAACGTAATCACCGCCATGTAGAGAGCATTGATAAAATCCATGTCTTCTATCCATCGGTAGCCCTCTGTTCCAATGACTAATAAAAAAATGATGACGGTAATAGAAATGAGCAACTGTCGTACCGCGCGTTGTTGCACATCCGATTTAAAAGGCCTCTTCTTTCTATCCATTACTTCGTTGCCTTAGCAAGCTGTAGCCAGTTTTTTCCGATTAAGGGGCAGTTGCAATCTGCGCTAAAAAAAGATAAAATAGTATTTTGGAGCATTTATGTTTCAAGGTATTTCTTCAACAAAGACCTCACAAAGAAAAGAACCTTTTCCCATTTATCTAAATAAATCAACCAACGTTTTCTTATGAGTAGCACGCTTGAAAACCAAATCTATCAAGCTGAAGAGCAGTTAAGGCTTGCAATGCTCCATTCTGATATCGCTATGTTGGATGCGCTTTTATCGCCAGAGCTTATTTTTACAAATCATCTTGGGCAACGGTTAGGAAAACACGATGACCTGGCGGCTCACAAGTCGGGTCTGGTTAAAATTAATGAAGTTGATTGTTCTGAACAACAAATCTTGACGTCAGAAAATATCGCGGTGGTTTCAGTGCGGATGAAAATATCGGGAAGCTATGACGGAACGCTTGCCAATGGTGATTTTCGGTTTACTCGAATTTGGGCAAAAAGAAAGGATAGCTGGCAAGTGATTTCGGCTCATTCGAGTCTTATTGCGTGAAGAATCGTGTTGCGTTCAGGGCAGCAAAATCAGTGCTGCCCTGAGCACAGGAGATGAGAAAAAATTCAAACGGATTATTTCAAACTAAAACTTCCTGATTTTTCTGCAGGAATTCTAACCGTGCCTAAAACGGGTAAGTCAAAATAAAATCCGGCTGTGAGCTGATAAGCGGCGGTGCGACTATTTTTCAAGCTCGAAAAAACGGCGTACAGATCAAGATATTGAATGGTTAAGGGGAGCTGTACATTCGATGTGGCGTTTGCCGCGACGGTTAAAGGGTCTTCTTGCTTGCCATTTACAAATGAATGCTGGTTGATGAGAAAATTATAATCAAAACTGCTAAGCGTAACCCCAAAGCTGTTCGGATTTTGGATTTTGATATCGAACACGAAATCTATGCCTACAAACGAGACACTTGAAATTTCTACATTTGCGATACTGATGGTCGGCTTTTTAGCAGTTGCGGTTTGCTGAGCGATTTTCTGAACCGTTTTGCAGCCATTTGCCAGGGGCATTACAAAAAATAGGAAGAGAAAAATTGATAGTGTTAGGCGAAAGTATTTGCCAGGTTTCATAGTTGCTCCTTCTTGTTTTTACTTGACAAGTTTTGAAATTTGCTTGAATTTTTCCCCTTGAGCAATGTGAAGTAATTCAAAGAGTGCCATTTCCGTGCCGGTTAAAACAGCGCCCGCGCTTTTCATTCGCTCCAAACCAAGCTGTTTATTGTGGGCACTTCTCGAGGACACAGCGTCGCTGACAATGTGGACTTCATAGCCAGCTGTAAGTAAATCCATGGTGGTTTGATAAACGCAAATATGCGTTTCGATGCCGCAAACCAAAAGCTGTTTGCGATGAAGCCCGCGAAGCACTTCGGAAAAATCAGGGTTGGCGCAGCAGCTAAAAGTAATTTTTTCAACGGGAGTCACTGCCGGCATGAGCGAAGAAAGCGCATCGATGGTGCGTCCAAGACCTTTGGGATATTGCTCGGTGAGGATGATCGGCATCTCTAAAATTTGTGCGCCTTGAATTAAGCGGGCAAGATTTTCAAACAGCGATTCTTTCTGGTGCATCAATTCGGCGAGTTTCCCCTGTACATCGATGACAACCAAGGCTGTATTATCTAAATCAAGCATGGTTTCTTAGTTATTTTTGT
Above is a window of Chloroherpeton thalassium ATCC 35110 DNA encoding:
- a CDS encoding radical SAM protein, which gives rise to MLKVNEIFHSIQGESSKAGWPCVFIRLSGCDLRCSYCDTGYAFFDGKEFSQEEILEQVAFYKTRLVEITGGEPLLQPNVYPLMTALCEAGYEVLLETGGHHDVEKVDPRVYKIIDIKTPSSEMSEWNCYRNLELSIAEAKSGVLKTEFKIVLSSEGDYRWAKNLIERYDLARFVPVIFSAAFGALHPRQIAEWILADHLPVRLQLQLHKYIWPADMRGV
- a CDS encoding dodecin, which translates into the protein MPHIYKKIELTGSSSVSIEDAVKSAVAKAAKTVRNMRWFEVIETRGYIENNEVAYWQVTIKIGFTLEESDPV
- a CDS encoding acyl-CoA thioesterase translates to MEQKVFSHTLRVKYADTDKMQFVYYGRYFEYFEAARNEMLREIGFEYKLLETLGVMLPVVAAHADYFSPAYYDDLLLIESRIQKLENVRLSISYELFEKGARKKLVQGYTTHAFINQNGRPTRPPKELLQKLESAR
- the purH gene encoding bifunctional phosphoribosylaminoimidazolecarboxamide formyltransferase/IMP cyclohydrolase yields the protein MAERKIKRALISVSDKTGIIDFAKSLAEFGVEIFSTGGTLKKLIEAGIAAKSISEITKFPEIMDGRVKTLHPAIHGGLLAVRGNSDHEKQAAENNINFIDLVAVNLYPFEATVAKPDVTFADAIENIDIGGPSMLRSAAKNHKSVTVITDAADYQCVLEEMRANDGATTEATRLYLAKKVFALTARYDGAISNYLEKISQTDESVLPNHLSVSLTKEIDMRYGENPHQKAGFYAMKVGEQNLSFDEFFEKLHGKSLSYNNLLDISAAAGLIEEFRGAEPTVAIFKHTNPCGVAQADSLETAYRKAFSTDTQAPFGGIIAVNRPLDMATAKAINEIFTEIVIAPEFEEGVLEYLMKKKDRRLIRQLKALPSSALEFRSTVCGLLVQDKDAKTATKEELKVVTKRQPTEAELEDLLFAWKICKHVKSNTIVYAKDMQTVGVGAGQMSRVDSSRIARWKAGEVNLELKNSVVASDAFFPFADGLIAAAEAGASAVIQPGGSIRDEEVIAAADERNIAMVFTGTRHFRH
- the gyrB gene encoding DNA topoisomerase (ATP-hydrolyzing) subunit B, with product MSEEVKEIEKSLEYGASNIQVLDGIEHVRRRPAMYIGDVGVRGLHHLVYEIVDNSVDEALGGYNDYIFVQIKSNGSILVRDKGRGIPTDIHPQKNTSALQLVMTVIGAGGKFDKGAYKVSGGLHGVGASVVNALSEWCEVEVYREGKIFFQGYEKGIPKAPVSVIGTTSENGTKTTFLPDESIFKNREFRYDTLADRMRELAYLNKNLTIVIEDERDGRRDEFHFKGGIQEFVTFMDSTRLKLIKEPIYFEGEKDGTVVEIAFQYNDSYQENAFSYVNNINTHEGGTHVTGFRKALTRTLNYYGQKNDLFKNLKISLTGEDFREGLTAILSVKVPEPQFEGQTKTKLGNSETQSIVESIVNEKLAEYIEQHPNEVKIILEKVVSAAIARDAARKAKDLTRRKSALESSSLPGKLADCSINDPEHCELYIVEGDSAGGSAKQGRDRRFQAILPLKGKILNVEKARLNKMLENEEIRTLIMALGTSIGEDEFDASRLRYGKIILMTDADVDGAHIRTLLLTFFFRYMRGLVEGGRVFIAQPPLYLIKSGKQQWYAWDDDERDDILKQFEVKGKENYGIQRYKGLGEMNADQLWSTTMDPEKRTLLMVTIENAMEADKIFSTLMGDQVEPRRAFIETNAKYVRRLDV
- a CDS encoding acetyl-CoA carboxylase carboxyltransferase subunit alpha produces the protein MMAKVILDFEKPLVELEEKLNEMRRYLVSGEEKNGEISSELSREILTLEQKVEDLRLSIYRNLTRWQRVQLARHPERPYTLDYIYMMTSDFAEMSGDRLFGDDKAIVGGFAKLTDDEQRFSKTVMIIGHQKGRDTKSNLYRNFGMAQPEGYRKALRLMKLAEKFKKPIITLIDTPGAFPGIEAEERGQAEAIAKNLFEMARLKVPIICVIIGEGASGGAIGIGVGDRILMLENAWYSVISPESCSSILWRSWNFKEQAAEALKLTASDLIEHGVIDRVIAEPIGGAHRNPEQSAKTLKQILIQELNPLLKMAPSELVQERIEKFSKMGSWHEDSPAR
- the purN gene encoding phosphoribosylglycinamide formyltransferase, whose product is MNPEKKRIAVFCSGEGTNFKALVKSVSEKELNAEIVLCLSNRSNCGAMKFARENGIEAQHLSENQFESHEAFSDAMLDELKSRGVEIVCLAGYLKKVPKKVVEAYPKRMLNIHPALLPKFGGEGMYGINVHRAVIAAGEVESGATVHFVDEEYDSGANLIQEIVPVQKDDTPESLAKAVLCIEHQIYPTALQLLLKMIEEEESVSSESK
- a CDS encoding alkaline phosphatase family protein translates to MRKSVLFTALRFTFLLTFLVCQSFLLPKFLVAQTDQPKQKPKLILTIVIDQFRYDYLDRFEDMFLPVGKHSGGFRKLRKQGAFMEKCFYDHSATNTGPGHATILTGMYPSHSGIVTNKWRERESGELIYCVSDEKASPVGKASSKSAGKRSPANLLVNTVGDRLKISHPQSKIISVALKDRAAILLGGHKPNAAYWFDAGSGKWISSSYYFPQQQLPKWLVDFNDKNIAESYLGKEWRKLLPDKFYPMADDVYGEGFIPGEQQRTFPHTIHDLSKIKDPRLRNSNRFDALLVSPYGHAMTTAIAKEIIENEALGQDSATDVLAVSYSSLDYCGHTFGPMSQEVQDVVIRLDRQLDDLLGFVDKKIGLENCVVVLTADHGVSPLPEFMDNGKRLREEDVLDSLKFLVESRYPNLIEYFSGNEIYLNTKLIEEKEWFPAEMEDFVAKNAEKLSFVAHAFTRAELILGNSEQFGRMASHSFNKQRSGDVYLIYKPYMIFAGQTGTTHGSPYDYDSHVPLFFFGKKIRPGAYTEKCTPADIAPTLHHILRLSNEVHPPYDGRVLNEVLSQ